Within Phycisphaerales bacterium, the genomic segment GGCAAAGCGGGGTTGATGCTGTCGGCGGGCTGCCGGTGTCAATCGGCGGCCAATGTGGCTGGTCAGGGTGATCTTTTTCGCTCCCCTGATGGTTCAGGCCTGAAGACGCCTCGGTCCAGGCCCTACGCTGGTGTTACTGTCGCCGGGCCAGCACGAATCCCGCCATGGCTGACAGACTATTCCGTGCCGGAGAAGGTGGTAATACTTCAAGTGCCTGCTGGGCCAGCTCGATTTGCTCGCCGGCGGCGGCTTGCGCGTAGGCGATGCTGCCAGCGGCATGCAGCCGCGCACCGATCTCGCGCTGCGCGGTGGCCCCGTCACTTTGCAGCAAATCCAGCATGGCCGCCCGATCCGTGGGGCCAACCTCGCGCAGATAGTGAATCACGGGCAAAGTCACCTCGCCTTGATGCACATCCCGGCCAAGGGACTTGCCAACCTCCGCCTCATCGCCCGTCAGGTCAAGCAGATCGTCCACGATCTGAAACGCCACGCCGATCGCATTCCCGAATGTCCGCAGTCGCCGCACCCAATCTTCGTCCGCCTCGGCGTACACGGCGCCAAGGTGGCAACACGCCTCCACCAGGGACGCCGTCTTTCGCGTGATGATGTCAAGGTACTCCGCTTCGGTCAGCTCCAGATTGCCCCGGCTTGCTACCTGCATCATCTCGCCTTCACAGACCGTCACCGCGGTCTGGCCGATGACGCGGCTTGCATATTGCGAGTCCAGACTGCTGCACAGGTGGAAAGCATGGCTGTACAGGAAGTCGCCCATCAGTACGGCCCGCTCATTGCCCCAAAGGCGGTTCACGGTCGCTGCGCGCCGGCGGATGTCAGAGCCGTCCAGCACATCGTCATGGACCAGGGTGGAAATGTGAACGAGCTCGACGACGGCCCCCAGCACATGGTGCGACGGCCGGACGTCGCCGATCGCGCGAGCTGTGAGCAGCAGGAGGGCGGGGCGCAGCAGCTTCCCATGAAACTGGCGCACATGCTGGCATAGATCGCTGATAAAGGGCTGATCGCAGATCAACTCGTCCGCAAGGACCCGTTGCGTGGCGCCCAGATCGGCCTGGATCGGGGCGTAAAGGTCTGCCAGCCGCAGGGTTCCAATTTCGCCGTTGGTTCGCACACGCAGTCTCCGACGGTGCCTTGACACCATGGGATAGTCAGGGGCGACCGGGCGGGTGTCCAGTCTTACCAGAACCTTTCACACGAATTGAAACGCTTGCAGGATAGCGCCGGTGACCCGTTGGAAGGTTCAGCGCGTGCCGAAGAGACCGTCGAGGATCGAGAGTGTTTCACCCTTCTTCTTCACGACCAGTACTGGCAGACCGGCCGCATGCACCAGCCTCTCCACAGTCGACCCGATGAGAACGAGTGAGCCGGTTCCA encodes:
- a CDS encoding polyprenyl synthetase family protein — its product is MRTNGEIGTLRLADLYAPIQADLGATQRVLADELICDQPFISDLCQHVRQFHGKLLRPALLLLTARAIGDVRPSHHVLGAVVELVHISTLVHDDVLDGSDIRRRAATVNRLWGNERAVLMGDFLYSHAFHLCSSLDSQYASRVIGQTAVTVCEGEMMQVASRGNLELTEAEYLDIITRKTASLVEACCHLGAVYAEADEDWVRRLRTFGNAIGVAFQIVDDLLDLTGDEAEVGKSLGRDVHQGEVTLPVIHYLREVGPTDRAAMLDLLQSDGATAQREIGARLHAAGSIAYAQAAAGEQIELAQQALEVLPPSPARNSLSAMAGFVLARRQ